A window of the Caretta caretta isolate rCarCar2 chromosome 21, rCarCar1.hap1, whole genome shotgun sequence genome harbors these coding sequences:
- the RAP1A gene encoding ras-related protein Rap-1A isoform X1, giving the protein MREYKLVVLGSGGVGKSALTVQFVQGIFVEKYDPTIEDSYRKQVEVDCQQCMLEILDTAGTEQFTAMRDLYMKNGQGFALVYSITAQSTFNDLQDLREQILRVKDTEDVPMILVGNKCDLEDERVVGKEQGQNLARQWCNCAFLESSAKSKINVNEIFYDLVRQINRKTPVEKKKPKKKSCLLL; this is encoded by the exons ATGCGTGAGTACAAGCTAGTGGTCCTGGGTTCAGGAGGCGTTGGGAAGTCTGCTTTG ACTGTACAATTTGTTCAGggaatttttgttgaaaaatatgACCCCACAATAGAAGATTCATACAGAAAG cAAGTGGAAGTAGACTGCCAACAGTGTATGCTTGAAATCCTCGACACAGCAGGGACA GAGCAATTTACAGCAATGAGGGATCTCTATATGAAGAACGGTCAAGGGTTTGCACTAGTATATTCTATTACAGCACAGTCCACGTTTAATGACTTACAGGACCTGAGGGAACAGATTTTACGGGTTAAGGACACTGAAGAT GTTCCAATGATTCTGGTTGGCAATAAATGTGACCTGGAAGATGAACGCGTAGTTGGCAAAGAACAGGGTCAGAACTTAGCAAGACAATGGTGTAACTGTGCCTTTCTAGAATCGTCTGCAAAGTCTAAAATCAATGTTAATGAG ATCTTTTATGACCTGGTCAGACAGATAAATAGAAAAACACCAGTGGAAAAGAAGAAGCCTAAAAAAAAGTCATGTCTGCTGCTTTAA
- the RAP1A gene encoding ras-related protein Rap-1A isoform X2, translated as MLEILDTAGTEQFTAMRDLYMKNGQGFALVYSITAQSTFNDLQDLREQILRVKDTEDVPMILVGNKCDLEDERVVGKEQGQNLARQWCNCAFLESSAKSKINVNEIFYDLVRQINRKTPVEKKKPKKKSCLLL; from the exons ATGCTTGAAATCCTCGACACAGCAGGGACA GAGCAATTTACAGCAATGAGGGATCTCTATATGAAGAACGGTCAAGGGTTTGCACTAGTATATTCTATTACAGCACAGTCCACGTTTAATGACTTACAGGACCTGAGGGAACAGATTTTACGGGTTAAGGACACTGAAGAT GTTCCAATGATTCTGGTTGGCAATAAATGTGACCTGGAAGATGAACGCGTAGTTGGCAAAGAACAGGGTCAGAACTTAGCAAGACAATGGTGTAACTGTGCCTTTCTAGAATCGTCTGCAAAGTCTAAAATCAATGTTAATGAG ATCTTTTATGACCTGGTCAGACAGATAAATAGAAAAACACCAGTGGAAAAGAAGAAGCCTAAAAAAAAGTCATGTCTGCTGCTTTAA